In a genomic window of Flavobacterium sp. KACC 22761:
- a CDS encoding PspC family transcriptional regulator: MSAILKLKFFFEKYGFHVSSRLADKLGMRVTNVRLFFIYISFVTAGLGFGVYLTLAFWIRLKDLIRSKRTSVFDL, encoded by the coding sequence ATGTCAGCAATTTTAAAGCTTAAGTTTTTCTTCGAAAAATATGGATTTCATGTTTCGTCAAGACTAGCAGACAAACTCGGAATGCGTGTAACGAATGTGCGTTTGTTTTTTATCTACATTTCTTTTGTTACTGCCGGTTTAGGATTTGGAGTTTATTTGACTCTTGCTTTTTGGATTCGACTAAAAGATTTAATTCGCTCAAAAAGAACATCAGTATTTGATTTATAA
- a CDS encoding pyridoxal-phosphate dependent enzyme: protein MDFSNNILETIGNTPLVKLNKIVAEIDALVLAKVETFNPGNSVKDRMAVKMIEDAEADGRLKPGGTIIEGTSGNTGMGLALVAIVKGYKLICVISDKQSKEKMDILRAVGAKVVVCPTDVEPTDPRSYYSVSKRLAEETPNSWYVNQYDNMSNSLAHYEQTGPEIWKQTDGKITHFVVGVGTGGTISGVGKYLKEKNPNIKIWGIDTYGSVFKKYHETGIFDENEIYSYITEGIGEDILPKNVDFSLIDGFTKVTDKDAAVYTRKIALEEGIFVGNSAGACIKGLLQLKEHFKPDDVVVVLFHDSGSRYVGKMFNDDWMRERGFLEENVTKAEDVIKDHIDKELIVVRTEELVSHAIERMRKYKISQIPVVDINGFVGSVDETDLFRSYVADKNVAEKPIKEVMGKPFPIVKMGTPIEEVSKLFSKENDAVLVDLGNGHHHIITKYDIIGSIK, encoded by the coding sequence ATGGACTTTTCAAATAATATTTTAGAAACAATAGGCAATACGCCGCTTGTAAAGCTCAACAAAATTGTTGCTGAAATTGATGCGTTAGTATTGGCAAAAGTCGAAACTTTTAATCCAGGTAATTCTGTAAAAGACAGAATGGCTGTTAAAATGATTGAAGATGCTGAGGCTGATGGAAGATTGAAACCTGGAGGAACAATTATTGAAGGAACCTCTGGAAATACAGGAATGGGATTGGCACTTGTTGCGATCGTTAAAGGATATAAATTGATTTGTGTTATCTCTGATAAACAATCAAAAGAAAAAATGGATATACTTCGCGCTGTTGGAGCTAAAGTTGTAGTTTGTCCTACAGATGTTGAGCCAACAGACCCACGGTCTTATTATTCGGTTTCAAAACGTTTAGCTGAAGAAACGCCAAATTCTTGGTATGTGAATCAGTATGATAATATGTCAAATTCATTGGCACATTACGAGCAAACTGGACCAGAAATCTGGAAACAAACCGATGGAAAAATTACACATTTTGTTGTGGGTGTTGGAACGGGAGGAACTATTTCAGGCGTTGGAAAATACTTAAAAGAGAAGAATCCAAATATCAAAATCTGGGGAATTGACACTTATGGTTCTGTTTTCAAAAAATATCATGAAACGGGTATTTTTGATGAAAACGAAATTTATTCTTATATCACTGAAGGTATCGGCGAAGATATTTTGCCTAAAAATGTTGATTTTTCTTTAATAGATGGTTTTACCAAAGTTACAGACAAAGATGCAGCAGTTTATACGAGAAAAATTGCACTTGAAGAAGGAATTTTTGTTGGAAATTCTGCTGGAGCTTGTATCAAAGGATTGCTTCAATTAAAAGAGCATTTTAAGCCAGACGATGTTGTCGTGGTTTTATTTCACGATTCTGGAAGCCGTTATGTTGGAAAAATGTTTAATGATGATTGGATGCGCGAACGCGGATTCTTGGAAGAAAACGTAACTAAAGCTGAAGATGTCATCAAAGATCATATTGACAAAGAATTGATCGTAGTGCGTACAGAAGAATTAGTTTCACATGCCATTGAGCGTATGCGTAAATATAAAATTTCGCAAATTCCAGTTGTTGATATTAATGGATTTGTCGGTTCTGTTGATGAAACCGACTTATTTAGAAGTTATGTCGCCGATAAAAACGTTGCCGAAAAACCAATTAAAGAAGTAATGGGAAAACCATTCCCGATCGTAAAAATGGGAACTCCAATCGAAGAAGTGTCTAAACTTTTCTCAAAAGAAAATGACGCTGTTTTAGTTGATTTAGGCAATGGGCATCACCATATTATCACGAAATATGATATCATTGGTTCAATAAAATAA
- a CDS encoding APC family permease: protein MSIWRVKPISAFEADMKKSDLKRVLGKWSLTAIGVGAIIGGGIFVLTGTGAYYHAGPALAISFIIAGIACVFAALCYSEFASILPVEGSAYAYAYGTIGEIFAWIIGWGLILEYAMGSMTVAVSWSGYFNKLLKMFHIKLPEWLTTDPASYTGEGFSMNLPAFCIVILVISLLIKGTKSAAKANNAIVILKVSAVIFVIVAGLFFINTANWSPFIPEATQIVEKETTHNAYGIGGIVSGAAAIFFAYVGFDAVSTQAGEAINPKKDVPFAIIASLLICTTLYILVSLVLTGMMNYQDFNPLGKYPEAIKAPVAYAFDIAGQGWAGFIITVAATIGLVSVLMVMIMGQSRIFLGMSKDGLIPQVFSRVNPISGTPKTNLMILGGIIATVAAFTPINKLADMTSFGTLFAFTMVCIAVWILRVKQPGLNRTFKVPALPVIAVLGIAINTYLIINLSIDAQLLSLGWLVIGILVYFGYSKRRSKLNNTNADVE, encoded by the coding sequence ATGTCAATTTGGAGAGTTAAACCTATATCTGCTTTTGAAGCCGATATGAAAAAAAGTGATTTAAAAAGAGTTCTTGGAAAATGGAGCCTTACTGCCATTGGAGTTGGTGCTATCATTGGTGGTGGAATTTTTGTTCTTACTGGTACGGGAGCTTACTATCATGCAGGTCCAGCATTAGCTATTTCCTTCATTATTGCAGGTATTGCCTGTGTTTTTGCCGCTCTTTGTTATTCTGAGTTTGCATCAATTTTACCAGTTGAAGGTTCTGCTTACGCGTATGCATACGGAACAATTGGTGAAATTTTTGCCTGGATTATTGGGTGGGGATTAATTCTCGAATATGCAATGGGATCCATGACAGTTGCCGTTTCCTGGTCAGGATACTTTAATAAATTGCTGAAAATGTTTCACATTAAACTCCCTGAATGGCTTACAACAGATCCTGCGAGTTATACAGGAGAAGGTTTCTCAATGAATCTTCCTGCTTTTTGTATCGTAATTTTAGTTATTTCATTATTAATTAAAGGAACAAAAAGTGCTGCAAAAGCAAATAATGCGATAGTTATCCTTAAAGTATCTGCTGTAATTTTTGTAATTGTAGCTGGTCTTTTCTTCATCAATACTGCAAACTGGAGTCCTTTTATTCCAGAAGCTACTCAAATTGTTGAAAAAGAAACTACTCACAATGCTTATGGAATTGGAGGAATCGTTTCTGGAGCTGCTGCGATTTTCTTTGCTTATGTTGGTTTTGATGCTGTTTCGACTCAAGCTGGTGAAGCAATCAATCCTAAAAAAGATGTTCCTTTTGCCATTATTGCTTCTTTATTAATTTGTACAACTTTATATATTCTTGTTTCTTTAGTATTAACAGGAATGATGAACTACCAAGATTTCAACCCGCTAGGAAAATATCCTGAAGCTATTAAAGCTCCTGTTGCTTATGCATTTGATATTGCTGGACAAGGCTGGGCTGGATTTATAATCACTGTTGCTGCTACTATTGGTTTAGTTTCAGTATTGATGGTAATGATTATGGGACAATCTAGAATTTTCTTAGGAATGTCTAAAGATGGTTTAATTCCTCAAGTTTTTTCAAGAGTTAACCCAATTTCTGGAACTCCAAAAACAAACTTAATGATCTTAGGTGGTATTATTGCAACTGTTGCAGCTTTTACTCCAATCAATAAATTAGCAGATATGACAAGTTTTGGTACTTTGTTTGCCTTTACAATGGTTTGTATCGCTGTTTGGATTTTAAGAGTAAAACAACCAGGATTAAACAGAACTTTTAAAGTTCCTGCTTTGCCGGTTATAGCTGTTTTAGGAATCGCGATTAATACTTATTTGATTATCAATTTGAGTATTGATGCTCAATTATTGTCTCTTGGATGGTTAGTGATTGGTATTTTGGTTTATTTTGGATATAGCAAAAGAAGATCAAAATTGAACAACACAAATGCAGATGTTGAATAA
- the hpf gene encoding ribosome hibernation-promoting factor, HPF/YfiA family translates to MKVDVHAVNFTVDRKLVDFIQERMDKLEKYYDRIVSSDVFLKVERTSDKENKAVEIKINVPGDDFLVKKQCKTFEEAVELSAESLERLLVKRKEKIRAHI, encoded by the coding sequence ATGAAGGTAGATGTTCATGCAGTTAACTTTACTGTTGACAGAAAATTGGTGGATTTTATTCAAGAAAGAATGGATAAGTTAGAAAAATACTACGATCGAATAGTGTCGTCAGACGTTTTTTTAAAAGTGGAAAGAACAAGTGATAAGGAGAATAAAGCGGTGGAGATAAAGATCAATGTTCCGGGAGATGATTTTTTGGTAAAAAAGCAGTGTAAAACATTTGAAGAAGCGGTAGAGCTTTCAGCAGAATCATTAGAACGTTTGCTAGTAAAAAGGAAAGAAAAAATAAGAGCGCACATATAA
- a CDS encoding acyl-CoA dehydrogenase family protein — MNFDYNETQSMIAQSIKEFAEKNIRPNIMEWDEAQIFPIQLFKKLGEMGFMGVLVPEEYGGSGLGYHEYITVIEEISKVDPSIGLSVAAHNSLCTNHILTFGNEEQKKKWLPKLATAEFIGAWGLTEHNTGSDAGGMNTTAVKDGDFWIVNGAKNFITHAISGDVAVVIVRTGEKGDSKGMTAFVFEKGMPGFSSGKKENKLGMRASETAELVFDNCRVPDANRLGEVGEGFVQAMKILDGGRISIGALSLGIAKGAYNAALKYSKERYQFGQPISNFQGISFKLADMATEIEASELLLHKAAYLKQQHKPVTTSGAMAKMYASEACVKIANDAVQIHGGYGYTKDFPVEKFYRDSKLCTIGEGTTEIQKLVISRNLLKE; from the coding sequence ATGAATTTTGATTACAACGAAACACAGTCAATGATTGCGCAATCTATAAAAGAGTTTGCAGAAAAAAACATTAGACCTAATATTATGGAGTGGGATGAAGCACAAATTTTTCCTATCCAGCTTTTCAAAAAATTAGGAGAAATGGGATTTATGGGCGTTTTGGTGCCAGAAGAATACGGTGGTTCCGGATTGGGATATCATGAATATATAACAGTTATCGAAGAAATTTCAAAAGTAGATCCGTCAATAGGTTTGTCTGTTGCCGCGCATAATTCATTATGTACAAATCATATTTTGACTTTTGGAAATGAAGAACAAAAGAAAAAGTGGCTTCCTAAATTAGCTACAGCAGAATTTATTGGGGCTTGGGGATTGACAGAACATAATACAGGCTCTGATGCGGGAGGTATGAATACCACAGCAGTAAAAGATGGTGACTTCTGGATTGTAAACGGAGCTAAAAATTTTATTACGCACGCTATTTCGGGAGATGTTGCCGTAGTTATAGTTCGCACAGGAGAAAAAGGCGATTCAAAAGGAATGACAGCATTTGTTTTTGAAAAAGGAATGCCAGGATTTTCATCAGGAAAAAAAGAAAACAAACTTGGAATGCGTGCCAGTGAAACTGCGGAATTGGTTTTTGATAATTGCCGCGTTCCAGATGCAAATAGGCTCGGTGAAGTAGGAGAAGGTTTTGTACAAGCGATGAAAATACTTGACGGTGGTCGAATCTCAATTGGTGCTTTGTCATTAGGAATTGCGAAAGGGGCTTATAATGCTGCTTTGAAATATTCAAAAGAAAGATATCAGTTTGGTCAGCCAATTAGTAATTTTCAAGGAATATCTTTTAAATTAGCCGATATGGCGACAGAAATTGAGGCGTCAGAATTGCTTTTGCATAAAGCCGCTTATTTAAAACAGCAACATAAACCGGTGACTACATCAGGAGCCATGGCTAAAATGTATGCTTCTGAAGCTTGCGTTAAAATCGCAAATGATGCCGTTCAGATCCATGGAGGTTATGGTTACACCAAAGATTTTCCGGTCGAGAAATTCTATAGAGATTCTAAACTTTGTACGATAGGTGAAGGAACAACAGAAATTCAAAAACTTGTTATCTCTAGAAATTTGTTAAAAGAATAA
- a CDS encoding DUF2851 family protein, with protein sequence MKEDFLHYLWRFKKFDTLNLKTAQKDELVIFKTGDYLGLSGPDFFNAQIKIGDQKWAGNIEIHLKSSDWYLHYHEKDVAYENVILHVVWEHDTEVFRKNNSEIPVLVLKEYVSTETIKSYNALVSVKSWIFCERQLKEIDNFVLKNWQERLFFERLERKSQFIFQLLEETNQDWEAVLFCMLAKNFGLNTNGNSFFQMSKAIPFSVFRKESFEIENLEALLFGICGLLDSEKEDVYFKDLKFRYFFLLHKYNLERTYVDPVQFFKHRPDNFPTIRLSQLASLYFNCHNLFSKIIELKSAESVYKLMEVSVSLYWENHYQFDKESPKKAKKLSKSFIDLLIINTIIPLQFAYSNIMGETIAEDLIDFMNDVSAEKNSIIEKFESFGIKSKNAFESQTLIELKNEYCNHNACLKCAIGMELLKNN encoded by the coding sequence ATGAAAGAAGATTTTCTTCATTATCTCTGGCGTTTTAAAAAGTTTGATACTTTGAATTTAAAAACGGCCCAAAAAGATGAACTTGTTATTTTTAAGACAGGTGATTATTTAGGACTTTCTGGCCCTGATTTTTTTAATGCACAAATTAAAATTGGAGATCAAAAATGGGCTGGAAATATTGAAATTCATTTAAAATCCTCTGATTGGTATTTGCATTATCATGAAAAAGATGTGGCTTATGAGAATGTAATTTTGCATGTGGTTTGGGAACATGATACTGAAGTTTTCAGAAAAAACAATTCTGAAATACCTGTTTTGGTCTTAAAAGAGTATGTTTCTACAGAAACGATAAAAAGTTATAACGCACTCGTTTCGGTTAAGTCATGGATATTTTGTGAAAGACAACTTAAGGAAATCGACAACTTTGTTTTGAAAAATTGGCAAGAAAGACTTTTTTTCGAAAGACTGGAACGCAAATCACAATTTATTTTTCAATTATTAGAAGAAACCAATCAAGATTGGGAAGCAGTTTTGTTTTGCATGCTGGCTAAGAATTTCGGACTTAATACAAACGGAAACTCTTTTTTTCAAATGTCAAAGGCAATTCCTTTTTCTGTTTTCAGAAAGGAAAGTTTTGAAATAGAAAATCTCGAAGCATTGCTTTTTGGAATCTGTGGTTTGCTTGACTCAGAGAAAGAAGATGTTTATTTTAAGGATTTAAAATTTAGGTATTTTTTTCTGCTTCATAAATATAATTTGGAACGAACTTATGTTGATCCAGTGCAGTTTTTTAAGCACCGACCAGATAATTTTCCTACTATTAGGCTTTCTCAATTGGCCAGTCTGTATTTTAATTGCCACAATTTATTTTCGAAGATAATCGAACTAAAGTCAGCAGAAAGTGTTTATAAGTTGATGGAGGTTTCGGTAAGTTTATATTGGGAGAATCATTATCAGTTTGATAAAGAAAGTCCTAAAAAGGCTAAAAAGCTTTCAAAATCGTTTATCGATTTATTGATTATAAATACGATAATTCCATTGCAGTTTGCTTATTCAAATATAATGGGCGAGACAATTGCTGAGGATTTAATCGACTTTATGAATGATGTTTCGGCAGAGAAAAATTCGATAATTGAAAAGTTTGAATCCTTTGGCATAAAATCAAAAAATGCGTTTGAAAGCCAGACGCTAATCGAACTCAAAAATGAATATTGCAATCATAATGCTTGCTTGAAATGTGCAATAGGAATGGAGTTGCTCAAAAATAATTAG
- the rpsU gene encoding 30S ribosomal protein S21 codes for MLIIPIKDGENIDRALKRYKRKFDKTGTVRQLRARTAFIKPSVIKRAQIQKAAYIQGLKDSLES; via the coding sequence ATGTTAATTATACCAATTAAAGACGGAGAAAATATCGATAGAGCATTAAAGCGCTATAAAAGAAAATTTGATAAAACAGGAACTGTTCGTCAATTAAGAGCACGTACTGCTTTTATTAAGCCTTCTGTTATCAAAAGAGCTCAAATTCAAAAAGCTGCTTACATCCAAGGCTTGAAAGATAGTTTAGAGAGTTAG
- a CDS encoding tyrosine-type recombinase/integrase, producing the protein MKSNKEAFRDYLQLEKKYSMHTVNAYLNDISFFEEFNKINFEQDGVENVNYSQIRSWIVSLVDDGISNVSVNRKMASLKSFYKFLLKAKQIDVNPMLKHKALKTPKNVQIPFSEKELGDLMSGIDSPVGFEEVRDKLIVDLFYTTGMRRAELIHLMLHNVDLSSKVIKVLGKRNKERLIPILPIVADEVRVYLNERSSVENIQDEDYFFISKKGLKLSESFVYRLINSYFSRVSEKVKKSPHVLRHTFATHLLNNGADLNSVKELLGHSSLASTQVYTHNSLAELKKTYNDAHPRNK; encoded by the coding sequence ATGAAATCAAATAAAGAAGCTTTTCGCGATTATCTTCAGTTGGAGAAAAAATATTCAATGCATACAGTTAATGCATATTTGAATGATATTTCGTTTTTTGAGGAATTTAATAAAATTAATTTTGAACAGGACGGCGTCGAAAATGTAAATTATAGCCAAATCAGAAGCTGGATTGTTTCTTTGGTTGATGACGGGATTTCAAATGTTTCTGTAAATAGAAAAATGGCTTCTTTAAAGTCGTTTTATAAATTTCTTTTAAAAGCAAAGCAAATCGATGTGAATCCCATGTTGAAGCATAAAGCTTTGAAAACTCCAAAAAATGTTCAAATTCCGTTTTCAGAAAAAGAACTAGGGGATTTGATGTCTGGAATTGATTCTCCTGTTGGCTTTGAGGAAGTCAGGGATAAATTGATTGTCGATTTATTTTATACAACAGGAATGCGTAGAGCAGAGCTGATACATTTAATGCTTCATAATGTGGATTTGTCTTCAAAAGTAATTAAGGTTTTAGGGAAAAGAAATAAAGAGCGCCTTATTCCGATTTTGCCTATAGTGGCTGATGAAGTGAGGGTGTATTTAAATGAGCGTTCTTCGGTAGAAAACATTCAGGATGAGGATTATTTTTTTATTTCAAAAAAAGGATTAAAATTGAGCGAATCTTTTGTGTATCGATTAATAAATTCTTACTTTAGTAGGGTCTCTGAAAAGGTGAAAAAAAGTCCGCATGTGCTTCGGCATACTTTTGCAACTCACTTATTAAATAATGGAGCAGATTTAAATTCAGTTAAGGAATTGTTAGGGCATTCAAGTTTGGCGTCAACGCAAGTATATACTCATAATAGTTTGGCGGAGCTTAAAAAGACATATAATGATGCACATCCTCGAAACAAATAA
- a CDS encoding 3'-5' exonuclease, producing the protein MNFTAIDFETATGFHPCSVGIVTVQNGVIVDEFVTLIKPPNNIYNPFTIQVHGIYPRDTVNAKSFKQVYPEIEKRLKNRVVVAHNESFDRNVLVKSMLANGLNYEDLNIASKWECTVKIYKAKGVKPTKLSDCCREMNIKLNHHEALSDARACAKLYMLR; encoded by the coding sequence ATGAATTTTACCGCAATAGATTTTGAAACCGCAACAGGTTTTCATCCGTGTTCCGTTGGAATTGTTACGGTGCAGAACGGCGTGATTGTCGATGAATTTGTCACTTTGATAAAACCACCCAATAATATATACAATCCGTTTACGATTCAAGTGCATGGAATTTATCCGAGAGATACCGTTAATGCAAAATCGTTTAAACAAGTTTATCCAGAAATCGAAAAAAGACTAAAAAATAGAGTCGTAGTGGCTCATAATGAAAGTTTTGATCGAAATGTGCTGGTAAAGTCAATGTTGGCAAATGGCTTGAATTATGAGGATTTGAATATTGCCTCAAAATGGGAATGCACTGTGAAAATTTACAAGGCAAAAGGTGTAAAACCTACAAAACTAAGTGATTGTTGTCGTGAAATGAATATTAAATTAAATCACCACGAAGCATTGTCAGATGCACGAGCGTGCGCAAAATTATATATGTTGCGATAA
- a CDS encoding putative porin: MRILFFLYLIIMPALLFSQEKNTPKNNLDMNTKYSSITDTVKKKKSLVAKIEQYQIFTLEHDTTYADTSLTLKSAYRQNYLRKDYFGLLEFSNIGQTFNTLQYSLNSFSPYPEIGFAGKHFDYMQPSDIKYYSAPTPFTELFFNTTINKGQNVDSFITLNTSKNLNFSIAYRGLRSEGNYINQMASVGNFRFTTSYATTNKRYILNAHVTFQDVTNEENGGITRPEDFESDNPDYKNRQRLQVYLTDAKTLLKGHRFFFDHAFRINPKDADNNLYVTHQFNYEYKIFEYKQPTVLSSVGNVTNVQRFGESYVTSNINDRTRFEKLYNKAGLAYENSLLGKFYFFIDDYRSNYEYNRIIVKEDGHIIPNNLFLQINNVGGQYEYQKNKWNGRFLYTRSITNQSLSDLDARLKYNLNKDFQFDFSYRNINKLPNNNYNLYQSSYVEYNWSNNFKNEKINQLGANVYTPWLNAEVQYSVLKDHLYFADVSTSGQAAVHTQIINPAQYGNIINYFSIKANKEFKFGRFGFDNTLLYQKVDQSELIVNVPDFVTRNTLYYSSYFFKKALFMQTGLVFNYFTKYYGNDYNPVIGEFFVQNTKEIGNYARFDFFVNARIRQTRFYLKAEHFNSAFSKNDYYAAPNNPYRDFLIRFGLVWNWFE; encoded by the coding sequence ATGAGAATACTCTTTTTTCTATACCTAATAATAATGCCCGCCTTATTGTTTTCTCAAGAAAAAAACACTCCAAAAAATAATTTGGATATGAATACAAAGTATTCTAGTATTACTGATACGGTAAAAAAGAAAAAATCATTAGTGGCTAAAATTGAGCAATATCAGATTTTTACTTTAGAACACGATACAACTTATGCAGATACGTCTTTAACATTAAAAAGTGCTTACAGACAAAATTATCTTCGCAAAGATTATTTTGGACTTTTGGAATTCTCAAATATCGGGCAGACGTTTAATACATTGCAGTATAGTTTGAATAGTTTTTCTCCGTATCCAGAAATTGGTTTTGCAGGCAAACATTTTGATTATATGCAGCCGTCGGACATTAAATATTACTCAGCACCAACTCCGTTTACCGAATTGTTTTTTAATACCACTATAAATAAAGGACAAAACGTAGATTCGTTTATCACATTGAATACTTCAAAAAATCTGAATTTTTCAATTGCATATAGAGGTTTGCGTTCAGAAGGAAATTATATCAATCAAATGGCTAGTGTGGGTAATTTTAGATTTACGACAAGTTATGCGACTACCAATAAAAGATATATCTTGAATGCGCACGTAACGTTCCAAGATGTGACAAATGAAGAAAATGGCGGAATTACAAGACCAGAGGATTTTGAAAGCGATAACCCTGATTATAAAAATCGCCAACGATTACAAGTTTATTTAACAGATGCTAAAACATTATTAAAAGGCCATCGTTTCTTTTTTGATCACGCCTTTAGAATTAATCCAAAAGATGCCGATAACAATTTGTATGTAACGCATCAATTTAATTACGAATATAAAATTTTCGAATACAAACAACCGACGGTTTTATCTTCAGTAGGTAATGTCACAAATGTGCAGCGTTTTGGAGAATCGTACGTGACCAGCAATATAAACGACAGAACTCGTTTTGAAAAATTATATAACAAAGCGGGACTTGCTTACGAAAATTCACTTTTAGGGAAGTTCTATTTCTTTATTGATGACTACCGATCAAACTATGAGTATAACAGAATTATCGTAAAAGAAGACGGACATATAATTCCGAATAATTTGTTTTTGCAGATTAATAATGTTGGTGGACAATATGAATATCAAAAAAACAAATGGAATGGGCGTTTCTTATACACTAGATCGATTACAAACCAGTCGCTTTCTGATTTGGATGCAAGATTGAAATACAATTTAAACAAAGATTTTCAGTTTGATTTTAGCTATCGCAATATCAATAAGTTGCCTAATAACAATTATAATTTGTACCAAAGTAGTTATGTAGAATACAATTGGTCAAATAATTTTAAAAACGAAAAAATCAATCAGCTTGGAGCAAATGTTTACACGCCTTGGTTGAATGCCGAAGTTCAATATTCTGTATTAAAAGATCATTTGTATTTTGCTGACGTTTCAACGTCAGGACAAGCTGCGGTTCACACTCAAATTATAAATCCGGCTCAGTACGGAAACATAATTAATTATTTTTCTATAAAAGCAAATAAAGAATTCAAGTTTGGAAGATTCGGTTTTGACAATACGCTTTTATACCAAAAAGTAGATCAGTCTGAATTGATCGTGAACGTGCCGGATTTTGTGACCAGAAATACATTATATTATTCTAGCTACTTTTTCAAAAAAGCCCTGTTTATGCAAACCGGACTTGTTTTTAATTATTTTACGAAATATTACGGAAATGATTACAATCCAGTAATTGGAGAATTTTTTGTTCAAAACACCAAGGAAATTGGTAATTATGCAAGATTCGACTTTTTCGTAAATGCAAGAATTCGTCAAACGCGTTTTTATTTAAAAGCAGAACATTTTAATTCTGCGTTTTCTAAAAACGATTATTATGCGGCGCCTAATAATCCTTATCGTGATTTTCTTATCCGATTTGGTTTAGTTTGGAACTGGTTCGAATAA
- a CDS encoding helix-hairpin-helix domain-containing protein produces the protein MKNYKQLISYFKFSNQQRTGIVGLFAIIIVLEVLYFTLDFNSAEKSFPEREQWMTLQLEVDSLKMMKNERKPIQYSFNPNFITDYKGYKLGMSVQEIDRLLAFRKENKYVNSAEEFQAITKISDSLLTAISPLFKFPDWSRNKTSVKADKKEYVQKTDFKKEKLVILDINQASQEDLIKVYGIGEALSSRILKQKEILGCFVSMEQMNDIWGLSPEVIVELNSHFKVVIPKDLKKIAINDASLKDLSQFPYFKNALAKQIITHRSMNGNFENIEDLTKIKGFPVEKAKIISLYLEF, from the coding sequence ATGAAGAATTATAAGCAACTAATTTCATATTTTAAATTTTCAAATCAACAACGTACAGGAATAGTGGGGCTTTTTGCAATTATAATTGTATTAGAGGTTTTATATTTCACTCTGGATTTCAATTCGGCAGAAAAATCTTTTCCCGAGAGAGAGCAATGGATGACACTTCAGTTAGAGGTTGATTCCCTTAAGATGATGAAAAATGAAAGAAAGCCAATACAATATTCTTTTAATCCCAATTTTATAACAGATTATAAAGGATACAAACTTGGAATGTCTGTGCAGGAAATTGATCGTTTGTTGGCATTCCGAAAAGAAAATAAATATGTGAATTCGGCTGAGGAATTTCAAGCTATTACTAAAATATCCGATTCCTTGCTGACCGCAATTTCTCCTTTGTTTAAATTTCCAGATTGGTCTCGCAATAAAACAAGCGTAAAAGCGGATAAAAAAGAATATGTACAGAAAACAGATTTCAAGAAAGAAAAGTTAGTTATACTTGATATTAATCAAGCTTCACAAGAAGATTTAATCAAAGTTTATGGTATTGGCGAAGCTTTATCTTCAAGAATCTTAAAACAAAAAGAAATCCTGGGTTGTTTTGTATCGATGGAACAGATGAACGACATTTGGGGATTGTCACCAGAAGTAATTGTCGAGTTGAATTCTCACTTTAAAGTTGTAATTCCGAAAGATTTGAAAAAAATCGCAATAAATGATGCATCACTAAAAGATTTATCGCAGTTTCCTTATTTCAAAAATGCTTTGGCAAAACAAATTATAACCCATCGAAGCATGAACGGAAATTTTGAGAATATTGAGGATTTGACAAAAATTAAAGGTTTTCCTGTTGAAAAAGCAAAAATAATTAGTTTATATTTGGAGTTCTAA